One window from the genome of Grus americana isolate bGruAme1 chromosome 14, bGruAme1.mat, whole genome shotgun sequence encodes:
- the CSF1R gene encoding macrophage colony-stimulating factor 1 receptor → MGPALLLLLTAAGIQHGLASPVISPNVPALVVNTGDPVILHCSGESKVEWKSQKNTSSNHTSSTLTIPKATYRDTGTYKCAHVNSSDKGIATVHLFVRDPNNVWYTPTFRIFVTKGGNAEFPCLITAPEYGSSVTLIMDDASHLSPGTNYSFSAEKGITLYNVKSKQKGFYRCQAMINGKIEKSSRIRLIVEEALEKPVSVMMDPVDHVRIVGEPFEVTCRVIAPSHKYDIRWMTAAKNVVTTKKPSFENDNYFISATLSVAAVTTENSGKYTCIANNSAGFRNASTMLQVVERGYVFLTPVQATSQEVALGESLKLQVHIEAYPKLLRWGWEHTNPLKSSGSTTFKGQMVSGNNWYNNTLFLNRLQEGEGGLYTFYALNNETNASVTFSISVKSPPRVCKIKVPANDSSILQCMAIGYPAPRIEWYQCPIHSDRYNEDYRLLLNDSSPQVMNMLPFQEVEVESVAPFQELGANFTFCCVAINREGNASDMLHSVTITRNVMAPPNKLFSPVLSTCIGTSVLLLLLLLFLLYKYNQKPKYQVRWKIIEACEGNNYIFIDPTQLPYNEKWEFPRNNLQFGKTLGAGAFGKVVEATAFGLGKEDSVLKVAVKMLKSTADTDEQEALMSELKIMSHLGHHENIVNLLGACTYGGPILVITEYCRYGDLLNFLRKKAESIIIQDSLLDTSLDSAADYKNIDLEKKYIRSDSGFSSQGLETYVEMRPVSSSSSASSDSAQARGKSSEEDEETREDLRPLNLSDLLQFSSQVAQGMAFLASKNCIHRDLAARNVLVSDGRVAKICDFGLARDIMNDSNYVVKGNARLPVKWMAPESIFDCIYTVQSDVWSYGILLWEIFSLGKSPYPGMVVNSKFYSMVKQGYQMARPDFAPLEMYRIMQACWSLEATQRPTFDQISCFIQKELEVHKEQDYTNLPSTAEEDSGCDTSGCCEESCEQEESGQPLLKSNNYQFC, encoded by the exons ATGGgtcctgctctcctgctgctgctcactgcaGCTGGCATCCAACACG gTTTGGCATCCCCAGTGATCAGCCCTAACGTCCCTGCTCTGGTTGTCAACACGGGTGATCCAGTCATCTTGCACTGCTCAGGAGAGTCCAAAGTTGAATGGAAAAGCCAAAAGAATACATCCAGCAACCACACCAGCAGCACACTCACTATTCCCAAGGCCACTTACAGGGATACGGGCACCTATAAGTGTGCTCATGTCAACAGCAGTGACAAGGGCATTGCAACTGTGCATCTGTTTGTGCGAG ATCCCAATAATGTGTGGTACACCCCAACTTTCCGTATCTTCGTGACCAAAGGTGGTAATGCTGAGTTCCCCTGTCTCATCACGGCCCCCGAGTACGGATCCAGTGTGACTCTGATAATGGATGACGCCTCTCATCTCTCACCCGGGACCAACTATTCTTTCAGTGCTGAGAAAGGAATAACACTATACAATgtgaaaagcaagcagaagggCTTTTACCGATGCCAAGCAatgataaatggaaaaatagagAAGTCATCAAGAATAAGACTGATTGTGGAAGAAG CTCTGGAGAAGCCTGTGTCAGTGATGATGGACCCTGTAGACCATGTGCGAATTGTGGGTGAACCTTTTGAAGTCACTTGCAGAGTAATTGCTCCTTCCCACAAGTATGACATCAGATGGATGACAGCAGCAAAGAAT GTTGTGACAACTAAAAAGCCTAGCTTTGAAAACGACAACTACTTCATCAGCGCCACCCTGTCTGTTGCAGCAGTGACCACGGAAAATAGTGGGAAATACACTTGTATAGCTAACAATTCAGCAGGATTCAGGAATGCCTCAACGATGCTTCAGGTAGTAG AGAGAGGCTATGTGTTCCTGACCCCAGTGCAAGCCACCAGCCAGGAGGTTGCTTTGGGAGAGAGTCTGAAGCTGCAGGTCCACATTGAGGCTTACCCAAAACTTCTCCGCTGGGGCTGGGAGCATACGAACCCATTGAAGAGCTCTGGGAGTACCACATTCAAGGGCCAAATGGTCTCTGGAAACAACTG GTATAACAACACGCTCTTCCTGAACCGCctgcaggaaggagagggaggtcTCTATACATTTTATGCCCTCAACAACGAGACCAATGCATCAGTTACCTTCAGTATCTCTGTGAAAT CTCCTCCAAGGGTCTGCAAAATCAAGGTGCCAGCCAATGACTCCAGTATCCTTCAATGCATGGCCATCGGCTACCCTGCCCCACGCATTGAGTGGTACCAGTGCCCCATCCACTCTGACAG GTACAACGAGGACTATAGGTTGCTACTGAATGACTCCAGTCCCCAGGTGATGAACATGTTGCCCTTCCAAGAGGTGGAGGTGGAGAGCGTTGCCCCGTTCCAGGAGCTGGGTGCCAATTTCACCTTCTGCTGTGTGGCCATTAACAGAGAGGGGAACGCTTCTGACATGCTTCACTCAGTCACCATCACCA GAAATGTCATGGCCCCCCCAAACAAGCTCTTCAGCCCCGTTCTCTCCACCTGCATAGGCACATCagtcctcctgctcctcctactcctcttcctcctctacAAGTACAACCAG AAACCCAAGTACCAGGTGCGGTGGAAGATCATTGAGGCCTGTGAAGGGAATAACTACATTTTTATTGATCCCACTCAGCTGCCATACAATGAAAAATGGGAATTTCCCAGGAATAACCTCCAGTTTG gaAAAACTCTTGGAGCAGGAGCCTTTGGGAAAGTGGTAGAAGCCACTGCTTTTGGGCTGGGCAAAGAAGACTCTGTCCTCAAAGTGGCTGTGAAGATGCTAAAGT CAACGGCAGACACAGATGAGCAGGAGGCTCTCATGTCTGAGCTGAAGATCATGAGTCACTTGGGACACCATGAGAACATTGTTAACCTGCTGGGAGCATGTACCTACGGAG GCCCAATCCTTGTCATCACCGAGTACTGTCGCTACGGAGATCTGCTGAATTTCCTGCGGAAGAAGGCTGAATCCATAATTATCCAAGATTCTCTCCTGGACACCTCTTTAGACAGCGCTGCTGATTACAAAAACATTGACCTAGAGAAGAAATACATCCGCAG CGACAGTGGCTTTTCAAGCCAGGGTTTGGAAACGTATGTTGAAATGAGGCCTGTGTCGTCATCATCTTCAGCGTCATCAGATTCTGCGCAAGCTAGGG GGAAAagctcagaggaagatgaagaaacCAGGGAGGACCTCCGTCCCCTCAATCTCTCTGACCTGCTACAGTTCTCCAGCCAGGTGGCCCAGGGCATGGCATTCCTCGCATCAAAGAAC TGCATCCACCGTGACTTAGCGGCCAGGAATGTGCTCGTATCAGATGGACGGGTAGCCAAGATTTGTGACTTTGGCCTGGCCCGTGATATCATGAATGACTCAAACTACGTTGTAAAAGGCAAT GCCCGCCTGCCCGTGAAATGGATGGCCCCAGAAAGCATCTTTGACTGCATTTACACAGTGCAGAGCGATGTGTGGTCTTATGGCATCCTTCTCTGGGAAATCTTCTCCCTTG GTAAAAGTCCATATCCTGGCATGGTGGTGAACAGCAAGTTCTACAGCATGGTGAAGCAGGGATATCAGATGGCCAGGCCCGACTTTGCTCCCTTGGAAAT GTACAGAATCATGCAGGCATGCTGGAGCCTGGAGGCCACACAGAGACCTACCTTTGACCAGATCAGCTGCTTCATTCAGAAAGAActggaggtgcacaaggagcaG GACTACACCAACCTCCCCTCCACTGCTGAGGAAGACAGTGGCTGTGATACCTCTGGCTGCTGCGAGGAATCCTGCGAGCAAGAGGAGAGTGGCCAGCCCCTTCTCAAGAGCAACAACTATCAGTTCTGTTAG